Proteins encoded by one window of Methanobacterium sp.:
- the cfbC gene encoding Ni-sirohydrochlorin a,c-diamide reductive cyclase ATP-dependent reductase subunit encodes MSKTKRIAIYGKGGIGKSTIVSNIAAAYSEDYNVLVIGCDPKSDTTRTLVGRRIPTILDILKEKKDVSVEDVLFEGYGEVQCVESGGPEPGVGCAGRGVIVAMGLLDKLGTFSDDINIIIYDVLGDVVCGGFAVPLREDFADEVYIVTSGEYMALYAANNICKGIKKLKGNLGGIICNCRGIENELQIVSEFASMVGSKVIGVIPRSGMVQKSEIDAKTVIEKFGESKQADLYRKLAKAVYSNEDFAVPKPMDIEEFDEFFRKFQSD; translated from the coding sequence ATGAGTAAAACCAAACGAATCGCCATATATGGTAAGGGAGGAATTGGAAAATCCACCATTGTCTCCAACATAGCTGCAGCATATTCTGAAGATTATAACGTTCTTGTTATTGGTTGTGACCCTAAATCAGACACAACACGAACTCTTGTAGGAAGAAGAATTCCCACAATTCTTGATATTCTAAAAGAAAAAAAAGACGTGTCTGTTGAAGATGTTCTTTTTGAAGGATATGGAGAAGTTCAATGTGTAGAAAGCGGAGGCCCTGAACCAGGTGTGGGATGCGCTGGAAGAGGTGTCATTGTTGCAATGGGTCTTTTAGATAAGCTCGGGACATTTTCTGATGATATAAACATTATTATTTATGATGTACTTGGAGATGTTGTTTGCGGAGGATTTGCAGTTCCACTTAGGGAAGATTTCGCTGATGAAGTTTATATTGTGACTTCTGGGGAATACATGGCATTATATGCTGCTAATAATATTTGTAAAGGTATTAAAAAGCTTAAAGGAAACCTTGGTGGAATTATCTGCAACTGCAGAGGAATTGAAAATGAACTTCAAATTGTAAGTGAATTTGCAAGTATGGTTGGAAGTAAGGTTATTGGAGTTATACCTCGAAGTGGGATGGTTCAAAAAAGTGAAATAGATGCAAAAACTGTTATTGAAAAGTTTGGGGAATCAAAACAGGCAGATTTATACAGAAAACTTGCAAAAGCAGTATACTCCAATGAAGATTTTGCTGTTCCTAAGCCAATGGATATAGAAGAATTCGATGAATTTTTTAGAAAATTCCAGTCTGATTAA
- a CDS encoding DUF2116 family Zn-ribbon domain-containing protein translates to MTKPHKHCPTCGTPIPMDERFCSPKCEQAIAERQRKIMRTRKIMYVAFALLIIIYLVYVLRGKLI, encoded by the coding sequence ATGACAAAACCACATAAGCACTGTCCAACCTGCGGAACACCAATTCCAATGGATGAAAGATTCTGTTCTCCTAAATGTGAACAGGCGATTGCAGAAAGACAGCGAAAAATAATGCGTACAAGAAAAATAATGTATGTAGCATTTGCATTGCTAATTATAATTTACCTTGTGTATGTTTTAAGGGGAAAGTTGATTTAA
- the pyrH gene encoding UMP kinase, with protein sequence MKIVITVGGSIIIKDGEPKIFKDYADVLIEMKNKNELFLVVGGGKPARQYIGIARGLGASEAACDDMGIEVTRLNAKLLIMALGDVAYPEVAKNFHEAMEFATSGRIVIMGGTEPAHSTDAVGSILAEFIGADLLINATSVDGLYNKDPNKFEDAKMYEKITPTEMMSILSSKEMKAGTYEFFDMTAVQIIKRSNIKTRIVNGENPENILKALNSKIGTTIVPDD encoded by the coding sequence ATGAAAATTGTGATTACAGTAGGTGGATCTATAATAATAAAAGATGGGGAACCTAAAATATTTAAAGATTATGCAGACGTTTTAATTGAAATGAAAAATAAAAACGAACTATTTTTAGTAGTTGGAGGCGGAAAGCCTGCTCGCCAATATATAGGAATTGCAAGAGGTCTTGGTGCCTCTGAAGCAGCCTGTGATGATATGGGGATTGAAGTCACGCGTTTAAATGCAAAGCTTTTGATCATGGCACTTGGAGATGTTGCTTATCCTGAGGTTGCAAAGAACTTCCATGAAGCAATGGAATTTGCAACATCAGGCAGAATCGTTATTATGGGAGGGACAGAACCTGCACACAGTACAGATGCTGTTGGAAGTATCCTTGCCGAGTTTATAGGTGCTGATCTTTTAATTAATGCCACATCTGTTGATGGATTATATAATAAAGACCCTAACAAGTTTGAAGATGCAAAAATGTATGAAAAAATTACTCCTACAGAAATGATGTCCATTTTAAGCAGTAAAGAAATGAAAGCAGGGACTTATGAATTCTTTGATATGACTGCAGTTCAAATAATCAAGCGTTCTAATATAAAAACAAGAATTGTTAATGGTGAAAATCCTGAAAACATCTTGAAGGCTTTAAATAGCAAAATAGGAACAACAATAGTTCCTGATGATTAG
- the prf1 gene encoding peptide chain release factor aRF-1, protein MAEVSSKELYEFKKTIEELADKKGRGTELVSVYIPPDKQISDVVKHMREELSQSANIKSKQTKKNVQSAIEVIMQRLKLFPKPPENGLLLFVGMIPKGGPGTEKMETFVFEPPEPIQTYTYHCNSEFYLEPLQDMIEVKETYGLAVLDRKEATIATLRGKRIDIVKTLTSGVPGKHKAGGQSQRRFDRLIELAAHEFLKRIGEHMNDAFLQIEDLKGIILGGPGHTKEDFYKGDYLHYELKNKVITTVDTSYTGEFGIREVIDKSMDVLTEIDIMREKKLVQRFLRELINEDGLASYGEAEVRKNLEMGAVEVLLLSEARDIIDDFVDIAEEVGSEVEIISAETEEGMQLLRAFGGIAAILRYRVK, encoded by the coding sequence TTGGCTGAAGTATCATCAAAAGAGTTATACGAGTTTAAAAAAACTATCGAAGAACTCGCAGATAAAAAAGGAAGAGGAACAGAACTTGTATCTGTGTACATCCCGCCAGATAAACAGATAAGTGATGTTGTAAAACACATGCGGGAAGAATTAAGTCAGAGTGCAAATATTAAGAGTAAACAGACAAAAAAGAACGTTCAATCAGCTATTGAGGTAATCATGCAGAGGTTAAAGCTTTTCCCAAAACCTCCAGAAAATGGACTTCTACTTTTTGTAGGGATGATCCCAAAAGGAGGTCCGGGAACAGAAAAAATGGAAACATTTGTTTTTGAACCTCCAGAACCAATACAAACCTACACTTACCACTGTAATTCAGAATTTTATCTGGAACCTCTTCAGGACATGATTGAAGTAAAAGAAACATATGGACTTGCAGTTTTAGACAGGAAGGAAGCTACCATTGCAACTTTGCGTGGTAAGCGTATAGATATTGTAAAAACATTAACCAGTGGTGTTCCAGGTAAGCACAAGGCAGGTGGACAATCTCAGCGAAGGTTTGACCGTTTAATAGAGCTTGCAGCTCATGAATTTTTAAAAAGGATAGGAGAGCACATGAACGATGCTTTTTTACAGATAGAAGATTTAAAAGGCATAATACTTGGTGGCCCGGGACATACAAAGGAAGATTTCTATAAAGGAGATTATTTACATTATGAACTCAAAAATAAAGTAATCACTACTGTTGATACTTCATATACTGGTGAATTTGGTATAAGGGAAGTAATTGATAAGTCCATGGATGTTTTAACTGAAATAGACATAATGAGAGAAAAAAAGCTTGTTCAAAGATTTTTAAGGGAATTGATAAATGAGGATGGACTTGCATCCTATGGTGAGGCTGAAGTCAGGAAAAACCTTGAAATGGGTGCTGTGGAGGTGCTTCTTTTATCTGAGGCCAGAGATATAATTGATGACTTTGTAGATATAGCTGAAGAAGTAGGTTCTGAAGTGGAAATTATTTCAGCTGAAACTGAAGAGGGAATGCAGCTATTGCGGGCGTTTGGTGGTATTGCTGCTATTTTAAGGTATCGTGTAAAATGA